The following nucleotide sequence is from Embleya scabrispora.
AGGGCACGACCCCGCAACCGAGCCTGGGCCATCTGGACGACCTGGTCGCCCAGGTCGGCCGCGCGGGGATGTCGGTGAGCCTGACCGTCGAGGGGGTACCGATCGATCCCTCCCTGACCGTCGCCCTGACCGCCTACCGCATCATCCAGGAGGCGCTGACCAACACCCGCAAACACGCCGGTCCACAGGCCACCGCGAACGTGCTGGTCAGATACCTGGACCAGGCGGTGGAGTTGCGCATCGGCGACGACGGTCGCGGCGCGCAGGCACCGGGCGACGGAATGGGCCACGGGCTGATCGGCATGCGCGAACGGGTCGCGATGCTCGACGGGCGGCTCGACATCGGCCCGGATCCCGCCGGCGGATGGACGGTGTACGCCCTGCTGCCCTATGGCACGGCCGGGAACGGGAGGCAGCCTGTGGCGGCGGCGTCGACGCCCGCGCGGCGGCCGGGGCTCGGGGGGCCCGGGCGGTGTCGGGTGCCTCGAAGTGTCGAGGTGTCGGAGTGATCCCTCGGCCATACGCGATCCATATGTGTCGGCTGGGATGCTGCCTGGATGCGAGTGCTTCTGGTCGAGGACGAGCAGCCGCTGGCCGGCTACATCGCCGCCGGACTGCGCAAACACGGATTTGCCGTCGATGTCGCGGGGGACGGGCAAAGCGCCCTGGATAAAGGAGAGTTCACTCCCTACGACGTGGTCGTGTTGGATCGGGATCTGCCGATCGTGCACGGGGACACCGTCTGTCGGCGGCTCGCCGAGTCGGGCACCTCGCGGATCTTGATGCTCACCGCGTCCGGTGCCGTTCGGGACCGGGTCGACGGGCTCACCCTCGGCGCGGACGACTACCTGGGCAAGCCGTTCGCGTTCGCCGAACTGGTGGCCCGTGTACAGGCGTTGTCCCGCCGCAGCGCGCCCGCGCGGCCACCGGTGCTGCGTGCCGCCGACGTGACGCTCGATTCCTCTCGGCGCTGCGCCGAACGCGGCGGCAGAGCCCTGCACTTGACGCCCAAGGAATTCGGCGTGCTCGAACAGCTGCTCGCCGGTGCCGGGGACGTGGTCAGCGCCGAGACGCTGTTGGAGAAGGTCTGGGACGAACACGCCGACCCGTTCACCAACGCGGTCCGGATCGCCGTCGGCACGCTGCGTCGCAAGCTCGGCGATCCGGCCCTGATCGAGACCGTGACGGGCGCCGGATACCGGATCGCGGCCCGGCCGGCGTGCGACTGACCGCGCGCGGCCGGCTCACCGCGCTGTACACCGCGCTGGTCCTGGCCGCGGGGGTGGTGCTCACCGCGCTGACGTACCTGCTGGTGCGGCGGAGCCTGCGGCACCGGATCCGGATCGAGGTCCTGGGCGGCCCCGGGACCGACGCCGAACCGCCCCCGAACATGGGGGAGATGACCGCCCTCGCCGAGCGCATGCGGGCCACCACGTTGTCCGACCTGCTCACCCGGGCCGGGATCGCGCTCGCCGTGGTGACCGTACTGGGCGCCGTCCTGGGGTGGTTGGTCGCCGGGCGGGTATTGCGGCCGATCCGGGCCATCGCGGCCACCGCACAGCGCCTGTCCGCCGAGAACCTGTCCGAGCGGGTGCCGGTGGGCACACCACCGGACGAACTCGCCGACCTCGCGGCCACGATCAACGGCATGCTGGACCGGATCCGCACCGGGGTCGCCCAACGCGACCGGGTCCTGTCCGGACAACGGCTGTTCACGGCCAACGCCGCACACGAACTGCGCACCCCGCTCACCACGATCCGCACCGCGATCGACGTGACCTTGGACGGCGAGCCCGACCGGGCCGAACTGCTCGCGATGGCCGACGACATCCGGGCCGCGATCGACCACAGCCGGCGTACGCTCGACGGCCTGCTCGCACTGGCCCGCAGCGAAAGCGATCCCGGCCGACACCGCCTCGTCGACCTGGCCGAGATCGCGACCGGGGTCCTGAACGGCACCGCCGACGCGGCGAGCGCCCGGCGGCTCGCCCTGCGTGTCGAGACCCGCCCCGCGCGGATGTACGGCGAACCGGTCCTGCTGGAGCGGCTGATCGGCAATCTGGTCGACAACGCCGTCCGGTACAACCACGTCGACGGCCGCGTCACGCTCCGCACCGACCGGATCGGCGACCACGTATTCCTCCGGGTGACCAACACCGGCCCGCCGATCCCGCCGCAGGACGCAATGGGCCTGCTGGAGCCGTTCGTTCGGGGCCGCGACACCCGCCGATCCGCCGACGGCGGTGCCGGTCTGGGCCTGTCCATCGTCCGCGCGATCAGCACCGTCCACCACGGCCGGCTCACCCTCACCGCCCGGGACGGCGGCGGGTTGCACATCACCATCCGCTTCCCGGCCGCGCGGGAACCCTACGCCGACGAACCGCCGCCGTCGCCGCCGTCCGCCGCCGAATCCGGACCTGCCCCCGCCCCCGATTCGGCTCCGGCTCCATCCACAATGCCCGCGACCATCGCATCGAAGACCCGGGCCGCCCGCTCGTCCAGTTCGTCGAGCGGAATGCCCGTGTCCCGAGCGTAGATCTCCCGGAAGACGATGTAGCCGATCTGCGCCGCCCCGGTCATCACGTGCGCCGCGATCGGGTCCGCGTCGGCCGGCAAGTCCCCGCGGGCCTGGTCGCGTTCGAGGCTGCGCCGGGTGCGGTCGAACCTGGGCAGCGCGGACAGTTCCTCGTCCCCGTCCAGCGCGAGCAGCGCCTCCAGCTTGACCAGGTCCGGCGAATTCAGCCGGCGCTCGAACATGGCGCGGCGGCGTTCGGCGAAGGGGCGGTCCCAGTGGCCGTCCTGTCCGGCGGTCTCCCGCTCCACGAGATCCGCGGCGGCGGCCCGGAGCAGGGCCTGGCGCGAGCCGAAGTATTGGTAGATCTGACCGTGATTGACCCCGGCCTCGGCGGCGATCTCGCGCAGGTTGACCCCCGCGAGCACGCCGTCGCGCTCCAGCAGTCGACGGGCGGCGGCCAGCAGGTCCGCCTCGGTCTCCTGCCGGGAACGCCGCCGCCGGCGCGGCTGCCTGGCCTCGGTCACGGATGCCTCCTGGGTGCCGCTTTCCCGGTCGTCGGGACTCTTGTCACGGCGTCGGCCCTATATTAACGTTCCGATAGCAACGTTTCGTTAATAACGAAACGCTATTAGGCGATCGGCCGACGACGACCAGCCAACGACGACCAGCCGACGAGAACGCCTGTCGACGACAACATTTGGGGTGAGCCATGGCGACACCGCCGCTGACCGGCATCCGGGTCCTGGACATGTCGACGGTGCTGGCCGCACCCGTGACCGCGACGTTCCTGGGCGACTTCGGCGCAGACGTGGTCAAGATCGAGGAACCGCGACACGGCGACTTCACCCGAGGCGGCCGCGCCGGCGAGCGCTCCCCGTACTGGGCCCAGGAGGCCCGCAACAAGAAGTCCGTCACCCTCGACCTGCGCACCGAACGCGGCCAACACATCGCCCGCGACCTGGTCCGCCACTTCGACGTGGTGATCACCAACTACCGGCCGCCGACGCTGACCGCGTGGGGCCTGGATCCCGACTCGCTGCGGGCGATCAATCCGCGCGCGATCCTGGTCTACGTCACCGGCTACGGACTGACCGGCCCCTACCGCGACCGGGGCGCCTTCGATCGCATCGCCAGCGCGTACGCCGGGCTGACCCACGTCACCGGCGAGCCCGACCGCGACCCGGTGCGCAGCGGCTACTCGGTGATCGACTACATGGCCGCCTACCTCGGCGCGTTCGCCGTGGTCACCGCGCTCTACCACCGCGACACCACCACCGACGGCGAAGGGCAGGTTGTCGACCTGGCGCTGTACGAGGCGGGCTTTCGCGCCTCGGAGGACGCACTGGTCGGCCACGCCACCGACGGCAGGGTCCGCGAACGCACCGGCAACGTCAATCCGCAGATCGTGCCCGCGAGCGACTTCACCACCGCCGACGGACGGCGGGTGTCGATCCACGCCGGCACCGATTCGCTGTTCCGGCGACTGGGCGCGCTGATCGGCCGCCCCGAACTGGCCACGGATCCGCGCTTCGCGACCCGGGTCGAACGCGCTCGGCACGCCGACGAGTTGTACCGGATCCTCGACGCGTGGGCGGCCGAGCACCAGGCCGCGGCGCTCGCGGACCTGCTCAACGACGCGGGGATCCCCGCCGCGCCGTTGATGAGCATCGCCGACATCGCGGCCGACCCGCACTACCGCGAGCGCGGCACCATCGTCACCGTCGAGGATTCCGAGTACGGCGAACTGCCCATGCCGGCACCGATTCCGCACCTGTCCGCGACGCCCGGGAGCATCCGCAGCACCGGTCCCGCGCTGGGCGCGCACAACGCGGAGATCTACCGCGACCTGCTCGGTCTCGACGGGGCCGAACTGGCCGCGCTCGCCGCCGACGGCGTGATCTGACACCGATTCGTGTTTCCCGTCCCCGAATCGAGAGGGATCGCGCACCATGGCACACCACACCGCCGCGTCCGTGGGCGCGCGGCTCGACCGGATACCGCTGTCCGGATTCCATCGCCGACTCGTGCTCGCGCTGGCCGGGATGATCCTGTTCGAATGGGTCGAGGCGTACTCGTTCGCGTTCGTCGCCCCGGTTTTGCGCGACCAGTGGCACATCTCGCTGCGCACCGTCGGTGTCATCGCCGGTGTCACCTCGCTCGGCGCGTTCGCGGGCGGAGTGGCGGCCGGCTATCTCGCCGACCGGATCGGCCGCCGTCGCACCATGCTCGGCTTCAGCGTCACCTATTGCGTGTTCGCCGTACTGTGCGCCTTCGTGCAGGGCCCCGGGCAACTCGTGATCGCCCGCACCCTTGCCCAGTTCGGGACCCAGGGCATGGCGGTGTGCGCGATCGTCGTGCTCACCGAATTCGTGCCGGCCCGGGCTCGGGGCCGATTGCAGACTCGGAAGGTCGTGATCGGTGCCATGGGCATTCCGATCGCCGCCTGGACCAGCTACTTCGTGGTCCCGCACTGGAGTTGGGGTTGGCGACTGGTGTTCGGCATCGGCGCGGTGGGCGTGGTGTTCGCCGTACTGGTGTGGCGCTGGGTGCCGGAAAGCCCACGTTGGCTGGTCACCCAGGGGCGGACGGCGGAGGCGGAGGCGATCGTGGCGGCGATCGAGCGTGCGTCGGGTGTGGGGGCGGGGGCGGGGATGGAGGGCGGAGCCGGACGGGCTCCGGGACTTCCGGACGGTGGGGAGGGGTCGCGCCCCGAGGCCGTTGGTGAGGCCGATGCCGCCGACGACGCCGTTGGTGATGCCCACGCCGTCGTTGCCGCCGACGCCGGTTCCCCGGCGCCGCCGGCCGTCTCGTCGGCGGGACAGAGGCGGACGCGCGTAGCGGAGCTGTGGACCGGCCCGCATCGCCGGACCTTCCTGGTCACCACCGCCATGTGGGTGACCGGATTGGCCGCCTACTCGGCCTTCAACACCTGGACCCCCACCCTCCTGGAGGAGAACGGCCTCGAACTGTCCGACACCCTCCTCGTCTCGGCCGTCCTGGCCACCGCCGCCCCGCTCGGCTCACTGCTCGCCGCGCCGTTGATCGACCGCTGGGAACGCACGACGTCCCTGCTGGTCCTGTGCCTGATCAGCGCCGGCCTGCTGTTGCTGTTCGGCGTCACCCACGCGCGCGCGGCGATCCTGGTGCTCGGCTGCCTGGTCACCCTGCTGTTCCACGCTTCGACGCCGTTCCTCCAGATCTACTCGGCCGAGGTCTTCCCCACGTCGATCCGAGCCCTGGGTTCCGGAACGGCCAACGCGCTCTCCCGAATCGTCAACTTCGGCGGACCGATGCTGATCGCCGCCATCTATGCCGGCCTCGGCTACGCGGCGGTCTTCGCCTGGATCGCCCTGCTGGCCGGCAGCGGCGGCGTGATAGCCCACCGCTTCGGGCCCCGAACCACCGGCCGCCCCCTGGAGGCATTGGGCCGGACGGCCTCCGACACGCCCGCCGAGCCGACCGGCAGCCCACAGGCGACACCGCCGTCTTCGACGATGTGAGCGACGCGCACCCGACACGAAGCCCTCGCCCTCGCCCTCGCCCTCGCCCTCGCACAGAGAGTTCCCCGGATGACCGACCTCGCCCTGCTCCCCGCCCACGAACTCGCCCGGCTGATCCGGGTCCGCGAGTTGTCGCCGACCGAATTGATGCGGCACACCCTCGACCGCGTCGAACGGCTGAACCCCGCCCTCGGCGCCGTGGTCTCCCCGGACCCGGAACGTGCCCTCGCCGAGGCCGCGGCGCAGACCCGTCGGGTGGCGGCCGGCGCGGACCTCGGACCCCTGGGCGGACTCCCGCTCGCAGTCAAGGACTTGGAGGACGCGGCGGGCTTTCCCACCAGCCGGGGTACCCGGGCCTTCCACGGCCGCCCGCCGGCGTCCGCGGACAGCGTGCACACCGCGCGACTGCGCGCGGCCGGCGCGATCGTGATCGGCAAGACCAACACGCCTCCGCTGGGCGCCGCGGTACACACCACCAACGGCGCGTTCGGCACCACCCGCAACCCCTGGGCCCCCGACCGCTCGCCCGGCGGCTCCAGCGGCGGCTCGGCCGCGGCGGTGGCAGCCGGGCTGGTCCCGCTCGCCACGGCGGGGGACGGCGGCGGCTCGACCCGGATCCCGGCCGCGCTGTGCGGCCTGTTCGGGCTCAAGACCAGCCGGGGCCGGATCCCTCATGGGCCACAGGGCGCGATCGACTGGACCCACCACAGCTGCCCCACCCCGATGACCCGCACGGTCCACGACGCCGCCCTGCATCTGGACCTCACCGCCGGATACCACCGCGCCGACCCCTGGTCACTCGAACCGCCCGGCATCTCCTATGTCGCCGAACTCGCCCGCTCGCTCCCGGCATTGCGCATCGTCATGGACGCGAGCCTGGGCGTCGCCGAACCTACGGCCGACGTGCGTGACGCGTTGGTCCGGGTCGCCGGGGTGCTGCGCGACCTCGGACACCACGTTGTCGAGGACGCCGCGACGACCACCCTTCCGCACGCCGATACGTTCGACCGGCATATCCGCACCCGGCAGCGCGTACTCGCCCATCAGCGACTGGTGTCCGTCCTGGACGACTTCGAGCGCCGCCCGGAGGACTTCGAACCCGGCTTCGCGAGCCTCCTGGCCGACGCGGGTTCGCTCGGTCCTCGGGACACTCGCGAATACTGGCTGTATCGCGGCCGATTGCACGTGTGGGCCGATGACGTGTTCGACGGCCACGACCTGCTCCTGACGCCCACCACGCCCGTGACCGCATGGCCCGCCGAGGGCCCGGACATCGCCCGCGCGGTCCGGGAACGCACCATCCCCATCGCGTACACGGCCGTCTTCAACGACACCGGCCACCCCGCGATCAGCGTGCCCGCCGGGCTCGACGCGCACGGCCTGCCGATCGGTGTGCAACTGGTCGCCCCACGGGGGCGGGACGACCTGGCACTGCGGGTGGCGGCGGCGTACGAGCAGGCGGCCGACGGCCTGATTCCGGACCTGGCGGGTGCGGTCGTCAACAGGTAGGCGGGGGAGGGGTGAGGCGCGTGAGGTGGGTGGGGGTACCTCGGGGTGACCAACGTCGGTTGTGCGCAAGGGTGTCGGGCGAATCGGGTGTGCCCGGGGGATGAATTGTCATCCGAAGTCCGCCGAAGTCTGGACGGCCGGCGCAGTCGTCCGGTGGGATGGCTTCCGCTCCCGCGTTGCCGACCGGTCGTGGGGAGCCCTGAGTTCGGAGCTCGGCCGTACCACCTGCATCCCCTGCCCACGGCACTCCACACCGGGAGCGTCGGCACCCTGGAGGTATTCGATGCGTCGACTGTCCACGGCACTTGCCGCCACCGCGATGACGATCGGCGTCGGAGTCGGCGTGGCCACGCCGGTCCAGGCCGCTCCGGCGGACAAGCCGCAAGTGCTCTCCAGTTGGACCCAGACCAGCGCCGCCAGCTACAACGCCTGGTGGTCCGCCCGGCAGAACCAGGGCAACTGGGCCGCCTACAACTTCGACTGGTCCACCGACTACTGCAGCAGCTCGCCCGACAACCCGCTCGGCTTCCCGTTCCAGAACTCCTGTGCCCGGCACGACTTCGGCTACCGCAACTACAAGGCGGCGGGTACCTTCGCCGCCAACAAGCCTCGCCTGGACAGCGCGCTGTACGAGGACCTGAAGCGGGTCTGCGCCCCGTACGGCGCGGTGGCCCGGGCGACCTGCAACAGCACGGCCTGGACCTACTACCAGGCGGTCAAGCTCCTCGGCTGAGCCGAAGTCCCCGGACCGGCGGCGGCAGCGTCGTCGGCCCGGGGTACGGTCAGCGCTCGCCGATGCCCCCCAGTACCGGCTTGACGTCCACGATCGGGGTGCCGTCGAGCGCTTCGAGGTCGCGGACGCCCATCCGCAGGCCATCGATCGTGATGATGCGTACGCGGTGCAGACCGATCGGGTTGGGCCGGTCCGGCGAGCGGGTGTCGAACACCCCCCGCACAGGCGTGCGGGCGTCGCCGCGCGGGTGCACGGACAACACGTCCCGGTCCGCTCGGTCGAGCCAGGTCAGCACCAGGACGTCGGCGCCGACCGCCAGATCCCGGAGCCCGTCGGCCACGTCCGGCTCGAACACGATCCAGGCCTCCGGCGAACCCTCGTCCCCCTGCCTGGGCGCGGACGCCCGATCCACCAGCGGGGATCGGACCCGGCCGATCGGCCGCAGCACATACCCGCCCTCGTCCCGACCGCTCTCCGGCCCCTGCCGCGTGTCGTCGTTCACCGTTGTGCACCCTTCGTCTTCGATCCCACCCGCCGTCGCCGGCTTGACCGATGCGCGACGGCGGATGTGACGAAGACCGTCGGCGGGACGCGGGACGCGGGACGCGGGGCAGGGTCAGTCGGCGACGTCGAAGAACACCGAGCGCACCTCGAGGTCGTCCCGGGTGGGCTTGCCATGCGGCTTCAGACGCCACTCGGCGCCGGTGCAGTCGGCCCCCCGGTAGACGGTGACCCAGTCGTCGGTCTCGTTGTGCGGGCCGAAGCCGGGCGGCACGTCGTCCGAACCGACGCCGTACAGGTCGATGCACAGGCCGCTGCGCGGGTCGTGCAGGGTGACCTGATGTTCCTGCCCGGACGCGTCGACGTACTTGTAGTGGAACCGTCCCTCGGCGGCCACGGAGGTTCCGGGCAGAGACAGGACCAGCGCGAGGGCGGCCACGGCAGCGCCGGCGGCATTACGAAGCTTCAAGGCAAATCCCTTCCAAAAGGTTACTTGGTCGACTTTAAAGGGACTTCCCAAGAAAGAAGCGGACATTTCAACGAAACGCTGCGTGAAGTCCGGCAGCCCCGCGCGGTGCACACCTTCCGTGGCGTGTGGGCGTGTGATGCGGGCTGGAGGCTGTTGAGGTTTGCGCTTGTGGTTGCGGGGGCGCCGGCGCGGGGTGAGCCGCCGCCGGCACTCGGGGCTCCAACCCCCGAAACCCCCGACGAGACGGGCACATTGCTCGGCAGAACCCGGCTGGCAACGGGGGAGCGGGAGGGCGACCCGGCGGGCGTCGCGCTTGTGGTTGCGGGTGGCCGGTGCGGGGCCGGTCCGAGTCGATGGTGGGCCGCCGCCAGCGTTCGGGGCTCCGAGACTTGGCGGTTCCGACGAGGCGGGCGTGTTGCTCGGCGAAAACCGGCTGGCAGCGGGGGCGGGGAGGGCGGTCGAGTCGGGTCCTCCGCGGGGCCTTCCCCAGTGGGCCGTGCGCTTCCGGCGGGCGTCGCGCTGTTGGTTGCGGGTGGCCGGTGCGGGGCCGGTCCGAGTCGATGATGGGCCGCCGCCAGCGTTCGGGGCTCCAAGACTTGGCAGCTCCGACGAGGCGGGCACGTTGCTCGGCGAAAACCGGCTGGCAACGGGGGGAGGGCGCTTGGGTCGAGTCCTCCGGGGAGCCTTCCCGAGTAGGTCGGGCGTCTCCGGCGGGCGTCGCGCTGTTGGTTGCGGGTGGCTGGTGCGGGGCCGGTCCGAGTCGGTGGTGGGCCGCCGCCAGCGTTCGGGGCTCCGAGACTTGGCGGTCCCGGCGAGGCGGGCGTGTTGCTCGGCGAAAACCGGCTGGCAGCGGGGGCGGGGAGGGCGCTTGGGTCGGGTCCTCCGCGGGGCCTTCCCCAGTGGGCCGTGCGCTTCCGGCGGGCGTCGCGCTGTTGGTTGCGGGTGGCCGGTGCGGGGCCGGTCCGAGTCGATGATGGGCCGCCGCCAGCGTTCGGGGCTCCGAGACTTGGGGGTTCCGGCGAAGGGGGTGTGTTGCTTGGCGAAAACCGGCTGGCAGCGGCGGGCCGGAGTGGGGGCTCGGGTCGAGTCCGCCGGGCTCGCGTTCCCCAGTGGGCTGGCTGTCCTCGGCGGGGGTTGGGAGAGGAGTTGGGGCTCGAAACCGGATCGCGAGGGGTGTTCTTACCTCGGTGTGGGAGAAAACCGCTGGTCAGTGCGGGCACGCGGCTGTTTCAGGTGCCTCGGGATCCGGTTTCGGCCCCGACTGGGCACTTTCGGTCTTTTCGCCGGCGTTGAGGGCGTCGGAGCGCGCGAAACCGGCACTCGACGCCCGACGTTCCACCCAGACGGCACAAGACCGCAGGTCACCGAAGCCCGAAGCTCACAACCACCCGTTGCGATCCGGTTTCGAGCCCCAACCTCCTCCCCCACGCCCTCGGAGTACCCCGACCCACTCGTGAACGCAAGCCCGGCAGACACGACTTGAGCCCCCTCCCGGCCCGCCGCAGCCGGCCGCTTTTTCACCGAGCAACGCACCGTCCTCGCCGAAACCCCCAAGGCTCGGAGCCCCGAATGCCGGCGGCGGCCCACTACGCGTGCCGGACAAACCCCGCACCGGGCGCCGCGCAACCACAAGCGCAACGCCCGCCGGAGATGTCCGGCCTACTCGGGAAGGCTCCTCGAAGGACTCGACGCGGCCGCCCTCCCCGGCCCCCGTTGCCAGCCGGTTTTCGCCGATCAACGCGCCCGCCTCGTCGGGAGCTTCGAGTCTTGGAGCCCCGAACGCTGGCGGCGGCCCATCACCGACTCGGACAAACCCCGCACCGGCCGGCGCGCAGCCAAAGGCGCAACGCCAGTCGGGAACGCCCGGCCTACTCGGGAAGGCTCCCCGGAGGACTCGACCCGGCCGCCCTCCCTGCCCCCCGTTGCCAGCCGGTTTTCGCCGACTAACGCGCCCGCCTCGTCGGAGCTGCCAAGTCTCGGAGCCCCGAACGCTGGCGGCGGCCCATCACCGACTCGGACGAGCCCCGCACCGGCCACCCGCAACCAACAGCGCGACGCCCGCCGGAAGCGCCCGGCCCATTCGGGAAGGCTCCTCGGAGGACTCGACGCGGCCGCCCTCCCTGCCCCCCGTTGCCAGCCGGTTTTCGCCGAGCAACGCGCCCGCCTCGTCGGAGCTGCCAAGTCTTGGAGCCCCGAACGCTGGCGGCGGCCCATCACCGACTCGGACCGGCCCCGCACCGGCCATCCGCATCCACAAGCGCGGCGCCCGCCGGAGACGCGCCGGCCCATTCGGGAAGGCCCCGCGGAGGACCCGACTCGACCGCCCTCCCCGCCCCCGCTGCCGGCCGGTTTTCGCCGAGCAACGCGCCCGCCTCGTCGGAGCCCCCAAGTCTCGGAGCCCCGGACGCCGGGCGCGGCTTACCCCACGTGCCGGGCCTGCCCCGCATCGGCGTCCTGTGGCCGGAAGTGGGGGCCTCAGCGGTCGGTGTTCTGGTGGGGCTGGGGGCGGTAGCGGGCCAGGAACATGTCCACGCCGCCGGTGATCAGGCGGGCCGTCAGGTCCGCGTCGGGGGCGGCGCCCGTGGAGCCGTACGCGATGTGTGGCATCAGTACCAGGCCGGACAGCTGGATTGCGGCCAAGGGCACGTCGTCGATGGCGAGTTCGCCGCGTTCGACCAATCTGGTGAGCGCGGTGCGGACCACCACGTGGAAGCGGTCCGGGCCCAACTCCTGCCAGGTGCGGCCCAGTTCGGGTAGGCGGGGCATCGAGCCCAGTACCACGTTGTGCAGCGCGAGCACCTCCGGGGTGGCGTGGCCGGCCACCCACGCCTCACAGATGGCGATCAGGTCGGCCCGTACGTCGGTGGAGGAGCCCAGGCGTTCCTCGATCAGGTGCATGGAGTCGAACAGCGCCCGATCGAGCATGTCGCCGACGATCGCGATGAACAGTGCCTCCTTGCTGCCGAAGTGGTTGTAGACGGTCACCTTCGCGACGCCGGCCTCGGCGGCGATGGTGTCCATGCCCACCCCGTAGCCGTCGCGCAGGAAGGCGTCGGTCGCCGCCTTCAGGATCGCCGCGCGCTTGCGTGCCGCGCGGTCACCCGAGGGGATGCGCTTGGGGGTCTGCTCGGCTGCCCACACGGTCGACTCCTCTGCTTGTCGTTGCGATCATGCGTTGCCGCGCGTGCGTTCGGCACGGCGCATGAGCGCTGGATCGTTACTCAGTCTAATCAATACTGAACCGTACGGATCGGTTTGGATCAACTGAACTGCACTGTTGAGTTCATGTGAACTGGACTGTATGGTTTGGTTTATCGAGCGGCGTCGCACACCTGAAAGAGGGCGGCAGATGAACCACGACACGGCTACGAACCCGAAGGTGGCACCGGCGGCGCCCGCCACCCCGGCATCCACGGCAACCGCCGCCCCGGCAACCACCGTCGCCGCCCGAACCGGCGCCGCCTTCGCGCTGCTGGCCGCCGTACAGGCCGTCCTCAACACCTCGGTCACCATCACCTCG
It contains:
- the tsaA gene encoding tRNA (N6-threonylcarbamoyladenosine(37)-N6)-methyltransferase TrmO, which encodes MNDDTRQGPESGRDEGGYVLRPIGRVRSPLVDRASAPRQGDEGSPEAWIVFEPDVADGLRDLAVGADVLVLTWLDRADRDVLSVHPRGDARTPVRGVFDTRSPDRPNPIGLHRVRIITIDGLRMGVRDLEALDGTPIVDVKPVLGGIGER
- a CDS encoding amidase; protein product: MTDLALLPAHELARLIRVRELSPTELMRHTLDRVERLNPALGAVVSPDPERALAEAAAQTRRVAAGADLGPLGGLPLAVKDLEDAAGFPTSRGTRAFHGRPPASADSVHTARLRAAGAIVIGKTNTPPLGAAVHTTNGAFGTTRNPWAPDRSPGGSSGGSAAAVAAGLVPLATAGDGGGSTRIPAALCGLFGLKTSRGRIPHGPQGAIDWTHHSCPTPMTRTVHDAALHLDLTAGYHRADPWSLEPPGISYVAELARSLPALRIVMDASLGVAEPTADVRDALVRVAGVLRDLGHHVVEDAATTTLPHADTFDRHIRTRQRVLAHQRLVSVLDDFERRPEDFEPGFASLLADAGSLGPRDTREYWLYRGRLHVWADDVFDGHDLLLTPTTPVTAWPAEGPDIARAVRERTIPIAYTAVFNDTGHPAISVPAGLDAHGLPIGVQLVAPRGRDDLALRVAAAYEQAADGLIPDLAGAVVNR
- a CDS encoding CaiB/BaiF CoA transferase family protein; its protein translation is MATPPLTGIRVLDMSTVLAAPVTATFLGDFGADVVKIEEPRHGDFTRGGRAGERSPYWAQEARNKKSVTLDLRTERGQHIARDLVRHFDVVITNYRPPTLTAWGLDPDSLRAINPRAILVYVTGYGLTGPYRDRGAFDRIASAYAGLTHVTGEPDRDPVRSGYSVIDYMAAYLGAFAVVTALYHRDTTTDGEGQVVDLALYEAGFRASEDALVGHATDGRVRERTGNVNPQIVPASDFTTADGRRVSIHAGTDSLFRRLGALIGRPELATDPRFATRVERARHADELYRILDAWAAEHQAAALADLLNDAGIPAAPLMSIADIAADPHYRERGTIVTVEDSEYGELPMPAPIPHLSATPGSIRSTGPALGAHNAEIYRDLLGLDGAELAALAADGVI
- a CDS encoding TetR/AcrR family transcriptional regulator translates to MTEARQPRRRRRSRQETEADLLAAARRLLERDGVLAGVNLREIAAEAGVNHGQIYQYFGSRQALLRAAAADLVERETAGQDGHWDRPFAERRRAMFERRLNSPDLVKLEALLALDGDEELSALPRFDRTRRSLERDQARGDLPADADPIAAHVMTGAAQIGYIVFREIYARDTGIPLDELDERAARVFDAMVAGIVDGAGAESGAGAGPDSAADGGDGGGSSA
- a CDS encoding phospholipase, with protein sequence MRRLSTALAATAMTIGVGVGVATPVQAAPADKPQVLSSWTQTSAASYNAWWSARQNQGNWAAYNFDWSTDYCSSSPDNPLGFPFQNSCARHDFGYRNYKAAGTFAANKPRLDSALYEDLKRVCAPYGAVARATCNSTAWTYYQAVKLLG
- a CDS encoding MFS transporter, with amino-acid sequence MAHHTAASVGARLDRIPLSGFHRRLVLALAGMILFEWVEAYSFAFVAPVLRDQWHISLRTVGVIAGVTSLGAFAGGVAAGYLADRIGRRRTMLGFSVTYCVFAVLCAFVQGPGQLVIARTLAQFGTQGMAVCAIVVLTEFVPARARGRLQTRKVVIGAMGIPIAAWTSYFVVPHWSWGWRLVFGIGAVGVVFAVLVWRWVPESPRWLVTQGRTAEAEAIVAAIERASGVGAGAGMEGGAGRAPGLPDGGEGSRPEAVGEADAADDAVGDAHAVVAADAGSPAPPAVSSAGQRRTRVAELWTGPHRRTFLVTTAMWVTGLAAYSAFNTWTPTLLEENGLELSDTLLVSAVLATAAPLGSLLAAPLIDRWERTTSLLVLCLISAGLLLLFGVTHARAAILVLGCLVTLLFHASTPFLQIYSAEVFPTSIRALGSGTANALSRIVNFGGPMLIAAIYAGLGYAAVFAWIALLAGSGGVIAHRFGPRTTGRPLEALGRTASDTPAEPTGSPQATPPSSTM
- a CDS encoding response regulator transcription factor — translated: MRVLLVEDEQPLAGYIAAGLRKHGFAVDVAGDGQSALDKGEFTPYDVVVLDRDLPIVHGDTVCRRLAESGTSRILMLTASGAVRDRVDGLTLGADDYLGKPFAFAELVARVQALSRRSAPARPPVLRAADVTLDSSRRCAERGGRALHLTPKEFGVLEQLLAGAGDVVSAETLLEKVWDEHADPFTNAVRIAVGTLRRKLGDPALIETVTGAGYRIAARPACD
- a CDS encoding TetR/AcrR family transcriptional regulator, which translates into the protein MWAAEQTPKRIPSGDRAARKRAAILKAATDAFLRDGYGVGMDTIAAEAGVAKVTVYNHFGSKEALFIAIVGDMLDRALFDSMHLIEERLGSSTDVRADLIAICEAWVAGHATPEVLALHNVVLGSMPRLPELGRTWQELGPDRFHVVVRTALTRLVERGELAIDDVPLAAIQLSGLVLMPHIAYGSTGAAPDADLTARLITGGVDMFLARYRPQPHQNTDR